A window of Ptychodera flava strain L36383 chromosome 1, AS_Pfla_20210202, whole genome shotgun sequence contains these coding sequences:
- the LOC139136366 gene encoding cytochrome P450 20A1-like → MANVAVFIAVAIVVISILYQCLRPMFTALFSKDGAKVLKAEEKLTTMKKIPGMEKRHPEDGNLQDITEAGGFADFLFKLHAKYGHVASFWYRSHYYVSLASPQAWKDHIKIFDKPFDLFDFLRPIASDNCLQFINGKAGKHTRKVYDVPFQTEALKNYYKCIQEVADNTVEKLSSFASGENIPLEQILSLYVSRAYGRVIYGDFFKDEKKVIELLDTYETTMEVLNQKISDVGPANEEKFNTALNAWRGLIHEAIQHRRDNPPLREEDKKFLDVLIDFCATEEQLFSDASVYFLGGYHTTTYMLVWAIYFLARDVKIQEKVHEELVEVLGNERNVDHENQSQLRYLKRVIDETLRCAVFAPFAARVNHEEDMKVLDYTIPKGTGVIHALGVVLADKTIWPDPERFDPDRFLPEKVAERHKLTFSPFGFAGKRMCPGHRISHAEASVLLATLCRKFKFHLVGGQNIKRKYGFVTLPSEEVKIALEKRE, encoded by the exons ATGGCGAATGTGGCTGTTTTCATCGCCGTGGCTATTGTCGTCATTTCGATTCTCTACCAATGCCTAAGACCAATGTTCACAGCTCTGTTTTCAAAG GATGGCGCTAAAGTCTTAAAAGCTGAAGAAAAATTGACAACAATGAAGAAAATACCTGGAATGGAGAAACGACACCCCGA GGATGGCAATTTACAAGACATAACGGAAGCAGGTGGTTTTGCCGACTTTTTGTTCAAGTTACATGCCAAGTATGGCCATGTTGCGTCCTTCTGGTATCGTAGCCATTATTACGTCAGTCTAGCGTCACCTCAAGCCTGGAaggatcacatcaagatatttgaCAAACCAT TTGACCTGTTTGATTTTCTGAGGCCAATAGCCAGTGATAACTGCCTACAGTTCATCAATGGTAAAGCAGGAAAACACACAAGGAAGGTTTATGATGTTCCATTCCAAACTGAGGCCTTGAAGAATTACTACAAATGTATTCAAGAG GTGGCTGATAATACAGTGGAGAAGCTGTCTTCCTTTGCTTCCGGTGAAAATATTCCACTGGAACAAATCTTATCGTTGTATGTAAGCAGGGCTTACGGAAGAGTAATTTATGGGGACTTTTTCAAAGACGAAAAGAAAGTCATTGAGCTCCTCGACACCTACGAGACA ACCATGGAGGTGCTTAACCAGAAGATATCTGACGTTGGACCTGCAAATGAAGAGAAATTCAATACAG CCTTGAATGCCTGGCGTGGGCTGATACACGAAGCAATTCAACACCGACGTGACAACCCTCCACTGAGGGAGGAAGACAAGAAGTTCCTTGATGTCCTCATTGATTTCTGCGCAACTGAAGAACAACTGTTTAGTGACGCTTCCGTGTACTTCCTTGGTGGTTACCATACTACTACCTACA TGCTTGTATGGGCGATCTACTTTTTGGCACGAGACGTGAAGATACAGGAAAAGGTTCACGAAGAACTAGTCGAAGTCCTCGGGAATGAACGAAATGTCGATCATGAAAACCAAAGTCAGTTGAG ATACCTCAAGAGAGTTATAGATGAAACCCTGCGCTGTGCTGTATTTGCCCCATTTGCTGCAAGAGTGAATCACGAAGAGGACATGAAAGTGTTGGATTACACTATTCCAAAAGGA ACTGGAGTAATACATGCTTTGGGTGTGGTGTTGGCAGACAAGACCATATGGCCTGACCCAGAAAG GTTCGATCCGGATCGTTTTCTCCCTGAAAAAGTTGCAGAGCGTCacaaattgacattttctcCATTTGGATTCGCTGGCAAGAGGATGTGTCCAGGACATCGTATATCCCACGCCGAGGCTTCGGTGCTATTGGCAACACTTTGTAGAAAGTTCAAATTTCATCTGGTTGGAGGTCAAAATATAAAGCGAAAGTACGGTTTCGTTACATTGCCGAGCGAGGAAGTTAAGATCGCCTTAGAAAAAAGAGAATGA